The stretch of DNA CCGTTGGAATTTCCCTCCCCCGCTCACATACGTTAAGAAACTCTATTGGTGCCCCAGTCGCGTGTTCGAGACCGTCCGCGAGTACGGGACATTTCGCCAACAAATCCACCAACGCATTCTTGAAGCTGCAGACATACACTTTCTACACGATTTTCTCCGAAGGTTCCGGGGAATACCTACTTACCCAACACTCTACCAATCGACATATGCATTCGATATAAATGGCAATAAAATTGTTGACTTCATAGGTCGGTTTGAGCGGATGGCTGAAGATACTACGTCTGTATACGATCGCCTCGATATTACTTCGAAAACCCCGCACCTCAATCGCAGCTTCCGGAAGCCTGCACTCGCAAGTCTAACTGATGCGGCGATCGACGCCGTGCATCAACT from Botrimarina mediterranea encodes:
- a CDS encoding sulfotransferase family 2 domain-containing protein, which gives rise to MILSHSKRFLFFCNPKTGTSSLESVLSHYDESCGEDLASPGLFPHRHAPPEIVRALLPAGHWDSYFKFVFVRDPIDWVVSQFRWNFPPPLTYVKKLYWCPSRVFETVREYGTFRQQIHQRILEAADIHFLHDFLRRFRGIPTYPTLYQSTYAFDINGNKIVDFIGRFERMAEDTTSVYDRLDITSKTPHLNRSFRKPALASLTDAAIDAVHQLWAKDYELLGYERRTIAELRANERR